GATGGCAATGGAGAAACGATTTCTTTGTATGCAGGTTTTAATGAACTTGATGAAGCTAGATTTAACATCTCTCGAATAAAAGAGTGGCGTGATACTGGTAATGCCTTGGTTGATTGCGCCATTTTATATCGTAATAATGCTCAATCACGGGTACTCGAAGAAGCCTTACTTCAAGAATCAATCGCTTACAGAATATATGGCGGATTACGCTTTTTTGAACGCCAGGAAATTCGTGATGCCCTTGGGTATTTGCGCTTAATTAATCAATCTATTGATGATGCGGCATTTGAGAGAATAGTGAATACCCCTACTCGTGGCATGGGGGACAAGACCTTATCGCAGATCCGCGAACTAGCCAAAGAACAAGAATTGTCTATGTGGGATGCAAGTCAGCGGATGTTACAGGAAAAACGTCTAACCGGCCGCGCATCTAATGCATTAAGTGCTTTCATTCAACTTATTAGTCAGTTAGGCCAAGATATTGCGCAGTTACCTCTTGAGGAACAAGCTGATCATGTGATCAAACATTCTGGCCTATTTGCTATGTATAAAGCAGAAAAAGGTGAAAAAGCCCAAGCTAGAATTGAAAACTTGGAAGAATTAGTGACGGCTTGTAAACAATTTGTCGTGCCTGAAGAGGCTGATAATATGACTCCCTTATCTGCTTTTTTAGCTCATGCCTCTTTAGAATCAGGTGAAACACAGGCTGATAGTCATCAGGATGCGGTGCAAATGATGACAATTCATTCATCTAAAGGTTTAGAGTTTCCATTGGTGTTTCTGGTTGGGGTAGAAGAAGGCATGTTCCCTAGTCAGATGAGCAATGATGAGCCTGGCAAAATCGAAGAAGAAAGACGTCTTTGTTACGTCGGTATGACACGTGCAATGCAAAAGTTGTATATCACTTATGCTGAGAACAGACGCGTTTATGGGCAAGACAAATATCATACTCCTTCACGGTTTATTAAAGAGATCCCCGCTGAGTGTATTGAAGAAGTCCGCTTGCGCACCACTATTAGCCGACCGGTACAAAACCGTTTTACGGCAACTACTGGGCATACTGCATTTGAATCGACAGGATTTCAGTTAGGTGAAAGGGTATGCCATCCTAAATTTGCTGAAGGTACAGTGCTAAATTATGAAGGGTCGGGTGAGCATGCCAGAGTGCAAATTAACTTTGATGAATTCGGTACTAAATGGTTGGTGATGTCGTTTGCTAAGTTAACTAAAGTATAGTTGGATTAAATGTGTTGTTTTTTGTTATATCTATTGTGTAATAACCACACCTAAGTTAACCGGTTTTTAGTGATTCTATATTTATGCAACGTAAAGTACTGATTATTGAATATGACTCAAGTAGCATGAAAGTACTGCGAAACTTGATTTCTAAGGCGGGTTTGCGTCCTGTATCTACCGCTAGTTTAATCGAAGCAAAACATGTGTTTTCAGCTTCTGCACCTGAAGAGTATTTGTGTGCAGTCGTTAACTTTAATTTGCCAGATGCAACTAAGGGACAGGCAGTTGATTTTGCCATTCAATCTTTCTTACCCACAATAGTGGTAACTGATACCTTAGATGATGAAATCAGAATTGATATTCTGCAAAAAAATATAGTTGATTATATTCCCAAAGAAAATGCTCAAGTTTATGAATATCTCACAAGATTATTGGCAAGATTAGATAAAAATAAAAAAGTAGGCGTATTGGTAGTAGATGATTCACGAGTGGATAGAAGTGCAATGGTTTCATTATTAAGAAGGCATAATTTTATTACTTATGAAGCACAAAATGCCAGCCAAGCTATACAAGTGTTAACTAATCAATCTACTATTAAACTGGCAATTATTGATGAAAACATTCCAGGCATGTCTGGTTTACAAATGATTTCTAAGTTACGTAGAACATATAGTGAAGAAGACTTGGGGATTATAGGTATCGCAACTGATAGCAATAATGGACTATCAGCTCGGTTTATTAAAAGTGGCGCTAATGATTATTTATATAAGCCTTATTGCCATGAAGAATTTCTCTGCCGGATCATGCAAAATGTTGAGAGGTTAGAGAATATAGCCACCATAAAACGTGTGGCAAATTCCGATTATTTGACTGGTTTACCTAACCGACGACATTTTTTTTCTTGTGTTGAAGCCATACAAAAAAACAAACCGAAACAACAGAGTTTAGCCATTATTGACATCGACCATTTCAAGAATATAAATGACACTTATGGCCATGATTGCGGAGATTATGCTTTAAAAGAAATAGCTAAATTGGTAGCTGATTTTTTTGCTGACTATATTGCTGCTCGTTTTGGTGGTGAAGAATTTTGTGTCTATTTTACAAATACTAATGCAGAAAAAGTATTCGAAATCATGAATGTATTTCGTGTCGCTTTGCAAAATACAACTCTGATTTTTGAAAAGCAACACATATATTGTACTGTAAGTGTCGGTTTAACTAGTCAAACTAAAGGCGGTATTAATGGAATGATACGCATGGCTGATGAAAATTTATATACCGCTAAAAATGGTGGCAGAAATAAAGTAATTAGTAATTAGTAGGAATACCAGATTTGTTGAACATGGCACTCATTAAACAGCTGTTAATCATATTTTTACATTTCCTACTTTTGGGCTGCGTCAGTTTTGGCGGGCCAGCTGCACATATTGGCTATTTCAAATCGACTTTTGTCGATAAATTGCAATGGCTTAAAAATGACGAGTACGCGAATCTCATTAGTCTGAGCCAAATTTTACCCGGTCCAGGTTCCAGCCAAATTGGTTTTGCTATTGGTTTACATAAAGCAGGTTTATGGGGGGGAGTTGCTGCCTTTATTGGTTTTACTTTGCCGTCGTTTATCTTGATGTATTCTTTGGCTTCAATTACAGATTTTAGCCAGTCTAAGCCTTGGTTAGTGGGTTTAATATATGGCCTTAAACTATTAGCTGTAGTAGTCGTACTTGATGCAGTGATTAGTATGTTTAAGAGTTTTTGTAAAACTAAAGTTGCCATAAGTATTGCTCTTTCAAGTGCCGCTTTGTTAATGCTGGTGAGCTCTCCTTTGTGGCAAATATTTGTGATATTAAGCAGTGCGGCAATAGGTGTGTTAACGAGCCGTACAACAGAAAAAAGTGTGCCCTTCAAGTTTGACTCAAATAAATTTAGTTACTGGCCATTGTTAGTGTTTTTGGTTTTATTTGCACTGAGCTTGGTTAGTTGGTCTGCAAGTTATGCCAATATGTTAGCGCCCTTTATTCAGAGTGGCAGTTTGGTATTTGGAGGCGGACATGTAGTTTTACCTTTATTACAGGCATCACTAGGAGATAGCATTAGTCAGGATGCATTTGTTTTTGGCTATGCAGCCGCGCAAGGTGTTCCTGGCCCGATGTTTACGATTGCCACATATATTGGCGGTATAATGAATCCAGCAGTTCCATTGACTGGCGCTTTATTAGCCACTTTAGCTATCTTTTTACCGGGATTTTTACTGGTATTAGCGTTAAGAAATGTTTGGCAAACATTGCTTGCTAATTGTTATTTTTTGGCTGCAACAAGGGGAATCAATGCTGCCGTTGTGGGACTACTCATTGCCGCATTTTATAATCCGATATTGACTAGTGCGATAACTGATTTGTTTGATCTCGTATGGGTGATTGCAGGATTTTTGATACTAAAAATATTTAAACCACACATATGTATATTGATTGTTATTTTCATCACTCTAGGCTTAATAAGTGTGAATGTTTAATCCCAGACACAACGGTTTCGACCGGCTTGTTTAGCTTTAAATAAGTTGGTGTCGGCCTTATCGAGTAATTCGGTTGCATTTGATAAAGTGCAAGTTTTTTCTGTCGGCGAAAAAGTAGCGGCACCAATGCTAATAGTGACTATCTCGTGAGAAGCTCCAGTAGCCGAAGGTATATTCTGTTTACGTACTTTGTCGAGTAAATCTTCTGCGACTGTTTTCGCGCCAGCTAAATCGGTAAAAGGTAATAATAGAACAAACTCTTCTCCGCCATATCTAGCTGAAAAATCCCTTTCTCGCCTTTTGCTTGCTGCAATTAGTAAGGCAACCTTTTTTAAGCATTTATCGCCTTCTAAGTGACCAAATGCGTCGTTGAATAGCTTGAAATTATCAATGTCAATTAACAGAGCTGAAAACGGGTGACCGCCACGCACGGCTGCATACCATTCCTGGTTAAGTGTCGTATCAAGTTGCATTCGATTGGCCAAACCGGTTAAACCGTCGGTACAAGATACTTGCGCTAGTTTTTTCTGTTGCGCCACCATTGCCATTAAATTTTTGACTCGTGAAACTAATATACTGGGTCGAACATTTTTATCGATATAGTCAATAGCGCCCATTGCCAAACATTCATCTTCTTGGTCACGGGTAGGTTGTTCTGCTAAGAACATAATAGGGATATGGGAAGTTAACTGGCTATTCTTTACAAAAGCGCACAGTTCTTGGCCTGATATTATTGGAGTGTTTACAGCACTTAATACTAAGTCTATGTCTTTTAGCATGATGCTTTGTAACGCCGTTTTTCCATCCCGCGCAACTTCTACGTTGAACAGTTTAGAAAACAACGCACTTAGACTTGATATACAAATCACATCATCGTCAATAATAAGTAAGGTTAATTTGTTGGGGTAAGTTGACATAACATCCTTGAACTATACAACTAATGACAATGCTTCAATAATGGATAGCTAGCACTAAATTAGTAAAGACTCTAGAATACATGATTGTCGAGCGAAAATTAAACAACTTAAAATATATTATTTAATAATATAGACATTAACTAGCTAATTTACTGCAAAAATAGTCGTTGTCAAAAATATTCTGTTATACCCAGTGAACCTTAAAATAAAAACACGTAAACTTAGGTTTTACATTTAATTGCGGTTTTTCTTTGTCACAACAGCCTATAGATCATTTTCTCTTGTTAACTAATGCAAAAGAAGTGCTAAAAAACACCTTTGGTTATGATCACTATAGAGACGGTCAAGCTGAAGTGATTACAAATATAATTAATCATAAAGATGTGTTGGTCTTAATGCCAACTGGTGGTGGTAAATCTTTGTGTTATCAAATTCCAGCCATGATATTGCCGGGGTTAACGATTGTCATTTCCCCATTGATTTCGTTAATGAAAGATCAAGTTGATGCGCTGTTAGCTAATGGTGTTAGTGCCGCTTATATCAACTCAAACTTATCACCTGAAGAAATATTTAATGTGTATAAAGGCATGCAAGATGGTTTTTATAAGCTTATATATGTTGCTCCTGAAAGGTTAATGCAAGTTGATTTTATCGCGCGCCTTCAGTCATTGAGTATCAGTTTAATTGCTGTGGATGAAGCACACTGTGTCTCTCATTGGGGACACGACTTTCGCAAAGATTACCGATTACTTGGTCAACTAAAAGAAAAACTTCCTAATACGCCTGTGATGGGCTTAACCGCTACTGCTGACTTAGCTACTCGAGCTGACATTGCTCACCAACTACGTTTAGATAACCCTTTTATATTTAAAGGCAGTTTTGATCGACCTAACATTCGATACAATCAAATCACCAAATATAAAGCTACTGATCAAGCGATTAGTTTTGTTAAGCAACAAGATGGTAGCGGTATTATTTATTGCAATAGCCGCAGAAAAGTAGACGAGTTATCTGTGGCGCTAGCTAAACAAGGTGTAAGTTGTGCTGGTTATCATGCTGGGTTAGAAGGGGCGATACGGGATAAAATTCAACGTGATTTTATTCAAGATAGAATTGATGTGATTGTCGCAACAGTGGCATTTGGTATGGGCATTGATAAATCAAACGTGCGTTTTGTCGTGCATTTTGACTTACCCCGTAGTATTGAATCATATTATCAAGAAATTGGTCGAGCTGGGCGAGATGGTATGCCTGCTGAGGCGTTATTGTTATTTGATGAAAAAGACGCGGCACGTATCCGTCAATGGATATCTTCTGGTGAAAACCCAGAAAGAAATGCTGTTGAACTGCAAAAGTTTGCGGCAATGGAAGCTTTTGGTGAAGCACAAACTTGTAGACGTCAAATTCTGCTTAATTATTTTGCTGAGTATTCAGCAGGGCATTGCGGAAACTGTGATATTTGCCTAGATCCACCCAAAGCTTTCGACGGAACGGTTGATGCTCAGAAGATTCTTTCCTGTGTTCTACGATTACAACAAAATGTCGCTAGTCAATACGTCATTGATGTCTTACGTGGTAAACAATTAAAACGTATTTTTGAAAATCAGCATGAACAACTTTCTACCTTTGGTATAGGAAAACAACAATCAGATGAGTATTGGCATAACCTGATTAATCAATTAATTCATCGAGGCTTGTTACGAGTTGATATCACCCAAAATGCTGTATTGAAATTAACCGAAGAAGCACGGCCTATGTTGAAAAACACCCAGTCTTTGCAATTAGCGGTGCCAAGGTTGACTGTCAACTTAGGCAAAAAATCTAAATTCCAAGCGCAAGATTATGACCGAGCATTATTTGCCAAGCTTAAACATTTACGTAAAGTCATTGCAGAACAAGATGATGTACCACCTTTTGTGGTGTTTAGTGATGCAACTCTGGCTGATATGGCCAATAAATGCCCTGAGTCTTCGTCTGAATTTTTAGATATCCATGGCGTGGGTGCTACTAAGTTAGAGCGATATGGTGTGCGATTTATTGAAGCGATTAGTAAGCATATTAATAAATAATCTAAGATCTTAGTTCGTCTTTGTATGGGTTAGTAGTAGTATCTCTGACATAATCTTTATTGTTTAATAAATTGATATAATCCATGGCTGTAAAAGAAGTTTCTCGTAAAAATAAAGATCAAAATGTTGAAAAACTAAAGATCCCACCACATTCTATCGAAGCCGAGCAGTCTGTCTTGGGCAGCATGTTAATTGCTCCTGACTCTTGGGATAAAGTGGCAGAAATTGTAGTGGAAGATGATTTTTACAATCATTCCCATCAAGTTATTTATCGTTCTATTTTAGGTTTGTTATCGAAGAATGAACCCATTGATTTAATTACTGTTTCTGAACATTTAGAAAATTTAGATGAATTAGAAGCAGCCGGCGGTTTTGCTTATTTAGGTGAGCTGGCACGGAATACACCAAGCTCAGCTAACGTGACTGCATATGCGCAAATTATTAAAGAGCGCGCAGTGACTCGTGAGTTAATCGGTGTGGCTCACGAAATTGCGGATACAGGTTATAATCCAGAAGGCCGAAATAGTGGCGAAATTTTGGATATGGCCGAAAGTAAGGTCTTCGAAATTGCTGAAAAAAGAACCGGCAAAAACGAAGGCCCTAAAAATGTTGAATCGGTGCTAGGTAAAACCATAGATCGATTAGAAGAGCTGGTTAAAAGTAATAAAGACGTGACAGGTGTGTCTACTGGATACACTGACTTAGATAAAAAAACCAGTGGTTTACAACCTTCTGACTTAATTATTCTCGCAGCACGTCCATCTATGGGGAAAACGACATTCGCCATGAACCTGTGCGAGAACGCAATGTTGTTGGAAACTAAGCCTGTATTAGTATTTAGTCTAGAAATGCCTGCAGAACAAATCATGATGCGTATGCTGGCGTCTTTAAGTCGTGTCGATCAGACCAAAGTGCGTACCGCTCAATTGGACGATGAAGATTGGGCTAGAATGTCAAATACTATGGCTATGTTAAAAGATAAAGATAACCTGTTTATTGATGACTCTTCGGGCCTAACTCCGATGGAAGTCAGGACCCGGGCAAGAAAATTAGCCCGAGATAAAGGTGGTATAAGTTTAATCATGATCGATTATTTGCAACTTATGCAAGTGCCTGGTTTAAGTGATAACCGTACCTTAGAAATTGCCGAAATATCTCGTTCTTTGAAATCTCTAGCAAAAGAGCTAGAAGTGCCAGTTGTTGCTCTATCTCAGTTAAATCGTAGTCTAGAACAAAGAAGTGATAAAAGGCCGATAAACTCGGATTTACGGGAATCAGGTTCCATAGAGCAAGATGCGGATTTGATCATGTTCATTTATAGAGACGAAGTCTATAACGAACAAAGTACCGAAAAAGGGATTGCCGAAATTATCATTGGTAAACAACGTAATGGCCCGATAGGGACATCTAGATTAACCTTCCAAGGGCAGTTTTCGCGCTTCGATAATTATGCTGGCCCAGCCATAGAAGATGAGTATTAATAGCAATTAGTGATAATGATTTTTGCTAGCTGAACACTTATATTTATTGGTTTATATCATATTAAAGACAAAAAAAAGAGATGCTAAAAGCATCTCTTTTTTTGTGTTAAGACTAACTTACTTCTTAACTTTTACTCTTGTGCTTGCAGTTACTTTAGCCGTAATGCGACGGTTAATTTTATGTGCAGCAGCAGTATTAGACGTATCTAATAATTGAGTTTCACCGAAACCTTTAACAGTTAAGCGATTAGGATTAATGCCGTATTCTTTAACAAATAAGTCACTAACAGCTTTAGCTCGTTTTTCAGAAAGCATCATGTTGTAGCCTGCATCACCTGGTGCTGATGCATGTCCTTCAATCACTGTATCTGTTGATGGGAATCGTTTCATGAAGTCAGCAAATTCTTTAAGCTGAGGATCAAGAGGATATTGCACAACGGCACTGTTATTAGCGAATAATACTTTAATATTCACTGACACTTGTTCTTCAGTAAATATGCTACAGCCATTTGCATCAACTTTGTCTTCAGCTGGTGTGTTAGCACATTTATCTTTACCATCTACAACACCGTCGTTATCAGTATCTATTGATTGAGCAACGATTGCGCAACCTTTACTATCAACTTTAGTTCCGTATGGAGTATTGGCACAGCTATCCATGTTATTGCTAACGCCATCATTATCACTGTCTTTAGAAGCTGCTGGAGCCGAACTCGCGCCAAATGCATAAGCAAGACCTAACTTGTATCCCATATGGGTATTGTCAGTGTCTAAATTCTGATATGCCGCAATTTCAGTAATAATTTTAAAGTTTTCGTTTAGATCCCAGTGCTTACCTAAACCTAAATCTAGGTAGTAATCACTTTCTGCAATCTTGGTACGCTTCACACCACCGAAGACATAGAACAAGTCATCTTCTAGGAAATATAACGCATCTGCACCAAAGCGATTACTTGAATAGTCGCTAGGAGTGGCATCGATATCAAAGCTTGAAGCTTCAATTCGAGCAGCCCACTGTGGTTTAAATCTAAAACCAAATTCCACTCCTAAGCCTTTACCACTATCTAAGTAGAAAGGCGCGCCAGTTTCGGCATGATCAGTTTTGTAATATTCAACAAACCCACCAACCCACTTTTCGCCTTCTTTATTTGACTCAGCTTGTACACTTGAAGTCATAGCTAAAGCAATTGCACTAGCGACTAATAATTTTTTCATCTGTGATTTTCCTTAAAATTTTAAATGTCATTAAATATTTGCTAATTCTACCATTAAATTTGTAGATCGAAACATCCTTTATTTCATTCCCCTGATAACGTCGCAATTAAGTGACGGCTACCAGCTCTGTTGCGATGTTCGCCTAGTATTATTCCTTGCCACATACCTAACGCCAGCGCACCGTCACTTATAGGGACGGACACGTGGCTGCCAAGTAAACTGGCTTTAATATGAGCGGGCATATCATCAGCCCCTTCATAGTTATGCAGATAATAGGCCATATTATCTGGTACCATCTTATTGATATGTGTCTCCATATCTTGCCTAACGGTAGGATCGGCATTTTCGTTGATGGTTAAACTGGCACTCGTATGCTGGATAAACAGGTGCAATAAACCCGTCGATATATTTGCCAAATCGCTCAATTGGCTCACTACCTCATCAGTAATAAGGTGATAACCTCTAGATTTGGGCTTTAAAATTAAACGTTGTTGAGTCCACATAACTTACTTATTAAAACACATTTCTAAATATAAATTACCCGATGGGTGGGTAAATGGCATGACCATTTTTTTCCCATCGACTTGATGATCAATTGTATGATTTTTGCCTGAGACTATCATAGGGGTTGCCATACCAAAGTTGTATCCTTTTTGGTCAAGATCATTTTTAGCCCCTCCACAAATCATGTTTGTTATTTCGCCTACCATATCATTCACATCTGAATTGATGCCTTCTGGCTTTTCACCTAACATTTTGTGCATGATTTCAAGGACTAAACTTTCTTCAAAGGAGATAGAAAGAGAACCTTTAATATCGTCTCCTACCATACCTATTAATCCGGATACATCGCCACCTGCCTGATTATTTCCCTTTTTTTGGGGTTTACCGGGAGTCAGTTTTGTCTGGGCCATAGTTTCTATCACATTGAGTAATGCAATAATAAATGGATTAATAAATTCAGAATTCATTTACGCAAATTTTCCTTAATTTCAGGCTCTTATTGACAAGCTGAACAGGTTCCGTGGGCTTCGATTGTTTGTTTTAATACATTAAATCCAACAGAGTTAGCTTGTTTATTTAATGTATCTTTTAATCCTACCGATTGTATTTCTTGCACTTCACCACACGTGTCACAAATTAAAAATTGTACAGGATGATGGCAATCAAAATGATGGCAAGCAACAAAAGCATTAGTTGATTCGATTTTATGAATCAAGCCAAATTCCAGTAAAAAATCTAGCGTGCGATATATAGTAGCCGGTTTCGCATTAGCTTCTGTTAATTTAAGTTCATCGAGTAATTCATAAGCGCCAACTGCTCCTTCATGACCTAATAATAGGGCGTAGATTTTTTCTCTTAATAGAGTGAATCTAGCACCTTTATCTTCACAAAACTGCCTTGCTTTGTATATTTGTGACTCAACATTTTGTTGATCAGTAATAATCACTTGATTTCCTTCAAAATAAACGGGTGAATAATAGCACTAATCATCGTTTATGAGGTAGTGGTATTAAAATTTTTGCATCATCTTAATTCTATCATGCATATCTTGGATTTTGCGTGTTAATCTTACCATCAATATAGTCAGTGTTAACCTTTATTATGATTGAACAAAATATAACTATTAGCCACGAAACATTAGCCATTTGGTTTGTTTTTAGTGGCGATAAAATGTTAATTCCAAAAGAAAACTCACATTTACTCAAGTGTCGTTGGCAAAACTTAGCATTTGCTCATGCATATAAACAACAAATTGTTAAAATTGGTAGTTATAAAGAATTACCGTGTTTGTTAGTCGACATGGGCAACGAAACGATTGACGAAGAAGATTTAGCACTGGTGGGCTTGCGTAGTGTATTAAATGAATGTTCAGATACCTTTTTTGGCATAGCTGCAAGGTCTTGGCAAGTCGCTTTGTTTATCCGAACCCATAGGTTTTGTGGCCAATGTGGTTCTAAAATGCAACAAGTTGATTGGGAAATGGCTATGCAATGTATGCGTTGCAGTCATAGGTGTTACCCGAGAATTTCACCATGTATTATAGTTGCGATACGTAACAAAGATAAAATCCTCTTGGCGCAAGGAAAGTCCCAGCAATCACGAAATATGTATTCTATTATCGCAGGATTTGTTGAAAGTGGCGAAACCTTAGAACAAGCGGTGCATAGAGAAGTCTTTGAGGAAGTAGGGATTAAAGTCAAAAACCTTAAATATTTTGCCAGTCAGCCTTGGCCTTTCCCTCATGCATTAATGATGGGCTATTTAGCTGATTTTGATTCATGCGATATTCAAGTCGACGGCAAAGAAATACTAAGAGCTGGTTGGTTTGATATCAGTGAATTGCCTAATATCCCACCTAAACTTTCTATTGCGGGACAACTCATAGAACAAACTATTACAGAGATTCAACAAAGTTCTTGCTAACCAGCTTAGTTAAACAGATATAGCAACAAGGTTTGAATTTTTAGTGTTTAGAATGTTTGAAATTTAATCAACACAAACAAACTGTTCAACTTTTTGTCTAATTTACTTAGCTTCAAGCCGTAAAGCCGCTACAATACTGCCAATTTTTATGCCTGATACAATCAAATTGTCATTGGGCGAGCTTTATTATGACTAGAGGTAACTGATGCAAGAATTGCAGAACGATCGATATTTAAGGGCTTTGTTACGCCAACCCGTAGACGTCACACCTGTATGGATGATGCGCCAAGCTGGTCGATACTTACCTGAATATAAAGCGACACGCGCAGTGGCAGGAGATTTTATGTCCCTCTGCAAAAATGCAGAATTAGCTTGTGAAGTGACTTTACAACCCTTACGTCGATTTGATCTAGATGCAGCAATTCTTTTTTCCGATATTTTAACTATTCCTGATGCAATGGGATTAGGCCTGTATTTTGAAACAGGGGAAGGCCCAAGATTTGAACGACCACTAACTTGTATGGGGGATATTAAAAAATTACCCGTTTTAGATCCAGAAGATGAATTGGGTTATGTGATGAACGCTGTGCGGACCATCCGTAAAAATTTGCAGGGCCAAGTCCCTTTAATTGGTTTTTCTGGCAGCCCATGGACTTTAGCTACTTATATGATCGAAGGAGGCTCAAGTAAGGCTTTTACTAAAATCAAAAAAATGGCTTTTAGTGAACCTCAAGCTTTACATCTATTGTTAGATAAACTTGCGGACTCTGTAATTTTGTATTTAAACGCCCAAATCGCCGCTGGAACCCAGTCTGTTATGGTATTTGATACATGGGGTGGTGTGTTATCAGGTCGTGATTACAATGAGTTTTCGTTACGTTATATGCATAAAATTGTTGATGGTCTAACTCGTGAAAATGACGGCCGTAAAGTGCCAGTGACCCTATTTACTAAAAATGCCGGATTATGGCTTGAATCAATAGCTGCTACTGGATGTGATGCGGTTGGTCTGGATTGGACTGTAGATATGGCTGATGCGAAAAAACGTATTGGCGATAAAGTGGCCTTGCAAGGTAATATGGACCCTTCTATGTTATATGCCCCAGCAGAGAGAATTGAACAAGAAGTACAATTAATACTCGATGGTTTTGGTAAAGGTGATGGCCATGTATTTAACCTAGGACATGGTATTCATTTAGATGTCCCACCGGAAAATGCCAAGGTATTTATTGATGCGGTACATAAGTTGAGTAAACCTTTTCATCTTTAATTCTTGTTATTTCAGCTAAAACCATAATTTTTGTTGTGATAAAGGCTCGATTGATTTCAATCGAGCCTTTATATAGCAGTTGTTATCTAACTTAATTGTTTCTGTGCGTGCGTTCTTAATTCAATTGCTACCTTGCACTTCTGTTAAATCATTGCCTTCATACTCAGCGCATACATAACCAATAAAACCTGAGTCAGTGAAAACTTAACTCAGGTTAATGTGTACCCTATGAATTTGATTAATTACTTTTTTTGAAAATGACTTCTTTACCGTTAGTCGTCAACTGTTTTGCTGAAACGTGAATACAATCTTGGTCAATTTCTAATAGACCTATACCTGCACTATTAAGCAAAGTGCGCACATTTTGTCCTTTCGGTTTTCTGTGTTGTATGCGCATATTTCTGCGTTGGGTAAACCAATTTAGTGGTGAATATTTACTATATAAAACACGGTTGAGAGTGTCGAACCAGTTGAGTAATTTTTCGGGGAATTGGTTCTTAATACCGCTACTGGTAATTTGCGTAATATTAGGGCTATTTTGTCTAAAACGTAAACTAATGTCATAAACAAAAGAATAGTGAACATCACCAGATAAAATAACAAAATTGGGTGGCGTTTTACG
The sequence above is a segment of the Paraglaciecola sp. L3A3 genome. Coding sequences within it:
- the nudC gene encoding NAD(+) diphosphatase yields the protein MIEQNITISHETLAIWFVFSGDKMLIPKENSHLLKCRWQNLAFAHAYKQQIVKIGSYKELPCLLVDMGNETIDEEDLALVGLRSVLNECSDTFFGIAARSWQVALFIRTHRFCGQCGSKMQQVDWEMAMQCMRCSHRCYPRISPCIIVAIRNKDKILLAQGKSQQSRNMYSIIAGFVESGETLEQAVHREVFEEVGIKVKNLKYFASQPWPFPHALMMGYLADFDSCDIQVDGKEILRAGWFDISELPNIPPKLSIAGQLIEQTITEIQQSSC
- the hemE gene encoding uroporphyrinogen decarboxylase gives rise to the protein MQELQNDRYLRALLRQPVDVTPVWMMRQAGRYLPEYKATRAVAGDFMSLCKNAELACEVTLQPLRRFDLDAAILFSDILTIPDAMGLGLYFETGEGPRFERPLTCMGDIKKLPVLDPEDELGYVMNAVRTIRKNLQGQVPLIGFSGSPWTLATYMIEGGSSKAFTKIKKMAFSEPQALHLLLDKLADSVILYLNAQIAAGTQSVMVFDTWGGVLSGRDYNEFSLRYMHKIVDGLTRENDGRKVPVTLFTKNAGLWLESIAATGCDAVGLDWTVDMADAKKRIGDKVALQGNMDPSMLYAPAERIEQEVQLILDGFGKGDGHVFNLGHGIHLDVPPENAKVFIDAVHKLSKPFHL